Below is a window of Penaeus monodon isolate SGIC_2016 chromosome 13, NSTDA_Pmon_1, whole genome shotgun sequence DNA.
TCTGACAGTGGCCGAGACATTTTCCTGACAACATTGAGAACGAGCAAAACACGAGCTTTCCAAAACTCAATGAATAACACAGTGATCTTTTATCAATAGCAGGTCTTTGCTCAGCCTGGGAGGAGCTGTAACATATATACGATAAAATGTGATTTCTGCAATGACAACAACCTCAACCATCGAAGCATCATGTATAACTTAGGTATGACTGGCAATTGTAGGGTCTCAAAATTCTGTTTacagatgatataagaaaaagtcagaatggaaaatataatttttcctctcAATTTGCCTGTATTTCCAAATTAAATACAcaccatgtatatttatactgcaAAACTATTATATACTCTGTTCCTAACAAAGATATCCATTTAGAATTTGATATTGTGATAACAAActgtaaagtaaagaaaaaagaagagcatgtatttatttaaaatttcatgtataaacaatgataaaaaaagagttgAAAGAAGATAATTGGCATAAGGCTTTTTTCACAGGCATCTCACGAGTGTATGCAGATCACCTATATGATGGATTTCTTTTGAATAAGGAAGACATCagctctcccttttcatcttggAATGCCTTTAGCAGTAACAGCCAGCTGGTCCTGGGAGTCCTATTAGCAGGTGTTGGCCGTGTTCTGCACCTCCAGAGAGGAGTGATGTCTAAGGGGATCTTCCGCAGTGATTCATTTGTTATCAAGACTTTGTAAGAAGTTAAAGATTTTGTTGCAATACATATTTGTCTCTGAGttgaaatatttttgaaattagaATCTACCATTTTTACTTCTCAGTAAAATAGTTACATGATATTTGTTCTCAATTTGGATcagattaaaaataaattgaaCATATTTTTTTGTGGAACAAGCTATCAGAACTAGTAATCTTTTATTTGGTAGCTTGAAAGCAACAATTTTTGAATATtggtaaatataaagatatttttcctttcattcctttcttttaacAGAGATAATAAACAGGTACACACTGGAAGTGACTGTGTGCTTCATCAACTTCCAAAGGACAAGGACATATCTTGCCACCTTCTGTGCGTCAATCTCACTAGAGATGAAGTTTCAAGAAGAACTATTGCACGAGACCTGTCTCTTTTGCAGCCTTTAACAGTGGTGATCTTCACTGAACAAAAGCTTGTTGCAGAGGAATCAGAAGATGGTTGGAAGATTAGTATTGAAGGGAAAGATCGGCTGTCATTCCACCTCGATGAAAGGTATGATGCGTGGCTTAGTAAGATGAAGAGAGATTGTGTTCTCATTATATTTTGagggtattttctttctttctttttaatataagatGCTGGTGGCCTGGAATGTTTCTTGCACTTTATATTTTTCAGGCTTCATGGACATAGTAGATGATAAAAAggattatgaaaattaaaaaatactatttactttattaaattatataatttaacaaaaatgagaaatggaaagagTTTGACATTGTACATATTAACTGAAAGAAACTGTGGTCAAAAGAAATTAAATGATATTGTGACATATGAGTGCATTTTGTAAAGTATTTTGATattaagaaaatttatatttcattatttcagaaCAGCCAAGTTCATTTTCCAGCTACGGAATATTACAAAAGAGACAGTGAACTACATAGTTGAGACCAGGGGGTTGGACAATGAAGTGCCACCTCGACATGAAGTTGAAACCTTCTGTGATACCCTTTTGAGTTTTATTAACAGATTGTTTGAAACCAGTGAAAACTATAATAAATTCCAGAAGCTTAAAGAAAACGAGGACTTAGGCTTCTAAATATTGTTTATGTAATATTTCTCAAGGATGGAGGTAAATATTTCCATATGCAATGTGTATTAGTCCATgcagtggtgtatatataaaagaaagggaCTCCAAGTTCTTTTTGtaaattgttgatgttatttaagttttttttttttttttttttttttttttttttttttttttttttttttttttgtaatagcaTTTACCAGAAGAGCTGTGATTAGAGTTTAAAAATTAGaacattttttcacattttcacatgtaatttaagaaaatttgtatatattattacccaagtttgattttacttttattatatctatttttttttatatacatactataataattgTACTATACATAATACCAAtaaactgataattataatattttttaataaataacaaaggtaaa
It encodes the following:
- the LOC119580211 gene encoding uncharacterized protein LOC119580211, with translation MYNLGISRVYADHLYDGFLLNKEDISSPFSSWNAFSSNSQLVLGVLLAGVGRVLHLQRGVMSKGIFRSDSFVIKTLDNKQVHTGSDCVLHQLPKDKDISCHLLCVNLTRDEVSRRTIARDLSLLQPLTVVIFTEQKLVAEESEDGWKISIEGKDRLSFHLDERTAKFIFQLRNITKETVNYIVETRGLDNEVPPRHEVETFCDTLLSFINRLFETSENYNKFQKLKENEDLGF